From a region of the Oscarella lobularis chromosome 7, ooOscLobu1.1, whole genome shotgun sequence genome:
- the LOC136189129 gene encoding uncharacterized protein isoform X4, whose translation MDRGYRLTCTEIALALTTIAICALATASPRQTVIVDRNTGSLVPRNALEAGKRNYSLLAIQNDSLGRDLLLVSVRELSAGPSLPYRHENVTIYQDVPSVDLETICSLFVPHSSTSSGIHSVDSCSDDLKDEVDLSWCSCTIFGVGKWEDEGHSCNDVALRNRTGIVAWKIDLPTLSGGSVLEISINDPNCEWETERIVLTEKPLLWDSVVIGNGSRGSVSLGSRCFVVGSFAASCSLLNATGIFFTLNGFRSGLLLQADLLELGDLNAVQMIGLTDRLLITTTTGLWELRKDNGTAADRPHRLLKQSIGEIIVPTQSLVSKVEVLLISSNRRHVYRGASYSVLVLGERLRIYELKGKRNESLCNVVSSETGGDCTLLSLATNPLDSGGEIVVLTKAQVVIVLKETYPGEIEVTHALRIPTCIESLRRESPTRCQNDERRDVDLHSIQFVSSLSTHLLAWGNVLLLSPNAGRTFHAIKSFGNVSITSVATSEQGYYAVYLKHSKSLWIGHAFTSTLHHLPASVDNSLFGFDLSSQFYAVSFEPTLVSSQRCVNRSLVRYDEEFQNSSRGPLCRQRERCRPNPFSCSGGYQIATFYLKRDDDVIRRHVNVVALSNASATTTTTTTNVTAPNATANENRTLVGSNGSFVVGDRQNETAVITLLDQLRFETPVWTLPVRIFLMKRQKWRFGVLVNLTGDEIDIRLNASASTRSVVQIDVVRHEVSNGSYLFEIVIREAAFLHQKQHPSGYGLLTTGVHVQVWVENSSSSSSSSSFLLWSQSLAVHVGCPGGLSLSFDAIATILTVNENWPVWCDVVDVPCFDFRARFKPVFRLNDAVLGTTSPYAELYTLKIVGLGRDRSSIEYVKNERVQRSVWTAVNQTGNDTIFSDGMTWMCGPGSSCSDLKPSNFFESAKFFLLLEFSNRLPLELHFFCYFSATA comes from the exons ATGGACCGCGGATATCGTCTAACGTGTACGGAAATCGCGCTTGCCTTGACAACGATCGCGATTTGTGCGCTGGCGACGGCAAGTCCACGCCAAACGGTGATTGTCGACCGAAACACGGGTAGCCTTGTACCGAGAAATGCTCTCGAAGCCGGAAAAAGAAACTACAGCCTCTTGGCAATTCAAAACGAT AGTCTTGGACgcgatcttcttctcgtttctgTGAGAGAATTGTCCGCCGGACCATCGTTGCCTTACCGACACGAAAACGTGACGATTTACCAGGACGTGCCATCTGTTGATCTCGAAACCATCTGTTCTCTTTTTGTACCGCATTCCTCGACGTCAAGTGGGATTCATTCTGTCGACAGCTGCAGTGACGATTTGAAGGACGAGGTCGATCTCTCTTGGTGCAGTTGCACGATATTTGGCGTTGGAAAATGGGAGGATGAGGGGCACTCGTGCAATGACGTGGCTCTTCGCAATCGAACGGGAATTGTCGCTTGGAAAATCGATCTCCCGACGCTGAGCGGAGGATCTGTGCTGGAAATTAGCATCAATGATCCGAACTGCGAATGGGAAACAGAAAG GATTGTGTTAACTGAAAAGCCATTGCTCTGGGATTCCGTGGTAATTGGAAACGGCTCTAGAGGAAGTGTTTCCTTGGGTTCGAGATGCTTTGTCGTTGGATCGTTTGCAGCGTCGTGCTCGCTTCTCAATGCGACAgggatttttttcactttgaATGGCTTTCGCTCTGGGCTGCTTCTACAG GCTGATTTGCTTGAACTTGGCGATCTGAATGCTGTGCAGATGATTGGGTTGACAGACAGACTACTTATTACTACTACG ACAGGGCTGTGGGAGTTGAGGAAAGACAATGGCACAG CCGCAGATAGGCCTCATCGCCTTCTCAAACAGTCAATAGGGGAAATCATTGTGCCGACTCAATCACTCGTTTCGAAAGTGGAGGTTTTACTCATATCCAGCAACAGGCGTCACGTATACAGAGGAGCAAGCTATTCGG TTTTGGTTCTAGGTGAACGTCTCAGGATCTATGAACTGAagggaaaacgaaacgaatcaCTGTGCAATGTGGTGTCATCAGAGACTG GGGGAGACTGCACTCTACTCTCACTAGCAACAAATCCACTCGATTCAGgtggcgaaatcgtcgtcctaACAAAAGCGCAGGTCGTCATAGTGCTGAAAG AGACGTATCCGGGCGAGATTGAGGTGACGCACGCTCTTCGTATTCCCACGTGCATTGAAA GTCTTCGTCGGGAAAGTCCGACTCGCTGTCAGAACGACGAGaggcgcgacgtcgacttgcaCTCGATTCAATTCGTCTCCTCCCTTTCTACGCACCTACTCGCTTGGGGTAACGTCTTGCTACTCAG TCCTAATGCTGGGAGAACTTTCCACGCGATCAAATCGTTCGGAAATGTGTCTATAACGTCCGTGGCTACGTCTGAACAAGGCTACTACGCCGTCTATTTGAAGCACAGCAAAAGC CTATGGATCGGTCACGCGTTCACTTCCACTCTTCATCACCTTCCGGCTTCGGTGGATAATAGCCTCTTCGGTTTCGATCTCTCGTCGCAATTCTACGCGGTGTCCTTCGAGCCGACTCTCGTCTCGTCTCAACGCTGCGTCAATAGGAGTCTCGTTCGCTACGACGAGGAGTTTCAAAACTCCTCGCGCGGTCCTCTCTGTCGACAGCGCGAAAGGTGCCGTCCGAATCCGTTCAGCTGCAGCGGAGGATATCAGATCGCCACTTTCTATCtgaaacgcgacgacgacgtcattcgtcgacacgtgaacgtcgtcgctctgtCGAACGcaagcgcgacgacgacgacgacgacgacgaatgtgACTGCTCCCAATGCAACAGCaaacgaaaatcgaacgctCGTCGGCTCTAATGGATCTTTCGTTGTCGGAGATCGGCAGAACGAAACCGCCGTGATAACGCTTTTGGATCAACTAAG ATTCGAAACCCCTGTTTGGACGCTGCCTGTGCGTATTTTTCTCATGAAACGGCAGAAATGGCGTTTCGGCGTTTTGGTCAATTTAACCG GAGACGAAATTGATATTCGTCTGAATGCGTCGGCATCGACGCGTTCAGTGGTTCAGATCGACGTGGTGCGCCACGAAGTGAGCAACGGCTCTTACCTGTTCGAG ATCGTTATTCGAGAAGCCGCCTTTCTACACCAAAAACAGCATCCTAGTGGCTATGGTCTCCTGACAACCGGCGTTCACGTTCAG GTGTGGGTTGAaaactcctcctcctcctcctcctcctcgtcatttcttctc TGGAGCCAGTCTCTCGCAGTTCACGTGGGATGCCCCGGCGGCTTGTCATTGTCGTTTGACGCTATAGCGACGATTCTAACCGTCAACGAGAACTGGCCCGTTTggtgcgacgtcgtcgacgtgcccTGCTTTGATTTTAGAGCGC GATTTAAACCCGTTTTTCGACTCAACGATGCTGTTTTGGGCACTACGTCGCCCTATGCGGAGCTCTACACTTTGAAGATTGTCGGACTAGGACGGGATAGAAGTAGCATTGAATATGTGAAAAATGAACGAGTGCAACG GTCGGTTTGGACAGCTGTCAATCAGACTGGAAACGATACGATATTTAGCGATGGGATGAC TTGGATGTGCGGTCCAGGCAGCTCTTGCTCAGACCTGAAGCCGAGCAATTTCTTCGAATCAGccaaattttttcttcttttggaATTCTCCAACAG ACTACCCTTGGAGCTGCATTTCTTTTGCTATTTCTCGGCTACGGCGTGA